The following coding sequences lie in one Xanthomonas hortorum pv. pelargonii genomic window:
- a CDS encoding PilN domain-containing protein gives MARINLLPWRAERRKAREREFYSMLGFAALAGVLLSGLIWFYYDAQISGQTERNAFLTTEIDKVKAQNEEIKELDKKKDRLLARKKVIEELQANRSQMVHLFDSLVRTIPDGVALTNIKQDGDILTLEGRSQSNARVSAYMRNLEGSGWMTNPDLSIIEAKSQDKAGQPAGSSMETKALPYVFTLKVKLANPNEADKNGTAPAVVDPAAPGATPTGTTPAAPAAAPAPATPASAPAAAPQPPAPAPANRPQQGAASRARNLSSSAIWTSTTSAVGRSRHASCSVWWLVCSSWCWPGSC, from the coding sequence ATGGCAAGAATCAATCTATTGCCCTGGCGCGCCGAGCGCCGGAAGGCGCGTGAGCGTGAGTTCTATTCGATGCTCGGCTTCGCAGCGCTTGCTGGCGTGCTGCTGTCCGGACTGATCTGGTTCTATTACGACGCGCAGATCAGTGGTCAGACCGAACGAAATGCGTTCCTGACCACCGAGATCGACAAGGTCAAGGCGCAGAACGAAGAGATCAAGGAACTCGACAAGAAGAAGGACCGCCTGCTTGCGCGCAAGAAGGTCATCGAGGAGCTGCAGGCCAATCGCTCGCAGATGGTGCATCTGTTCGATTCGCTGGTGCGCACCATTCCCGATGGCGTGGCGCTGACCAATATCAAGCAGGACGGCGACATCCTGACCCTGGAAGGTCGCTCGCAATCCAATGCGCGCGTCAGTGCCTACATGCGCAACCTGGAAGGCTCGGGCTGGATGACCAATCCTGATCTATCGATCATCGAGGCCAAGAGCCAGGACAAGGCCGGGCAACCTGCGGGATCGTCGATGGAAACCAAGGCGCTGCCGTACGTGTTCACGCTCAAGGTCAAGTTGGCCAATCCGAATGAGGCCGACAAGAACGGCACCGCGCCCGCGGTTGTGGATCCGGCTGCGCCGGGTGCAACGCCTACTGGTACGACGCCTGCTGCTCCTGCAGCGGCGCCTGCGCCTGCAACGCCGGCGAGCGCACCTGCGGCAGCACCGCAGCCGCCAGCGCCGGCGCCCGCCAATCGGCCGCAGCAGGGGGCAGCGTCACGAGCAAGAAATCTTTCAAGCTCAGCGATCTGGACTTCAACAACATCGGCGGTTGGCCGCAGCAGGCACGCATCGTGTTCTGTGTGGTGGTTGGTCTGTTCATCCTGGTGCTGGCCTGGTTCCTGTTGA
- a CDS encoding citrate synthase — protein sequence MSDLDQVTLNAGDKSVVLPVLKPTLGNDCVDISKLTKETGLFTYDSGFTATASCKSAITYIDGDNGVLLYRGYPIEQLAEKSSFLEVSYLLMNGELPTADEFQKFDHEVTHHTMMHESLKNFLGGFRHDAHPMAMLAGSVASLSAFYHDTLDLNDPEQRRQAAIRLIAKVPTLAAAAYRYSIGWPIRYPRNNLNYVDRFLHMMFEVPSEPLEINPVVAKALDLLFILHADHEQNASTSTVRLVGSTGANPYASVAAGITALWGPAHGGANEAVLKMLEEIGTADNVESAVAKAKDKNSSFRLMGFGHRVYKNFDPRAKIIREMTHKVLGELGVNDPLLEVALKLEEAALKDDYFVQRKLYPNVDFYSGLIYKALNIPVEMFTVMFAIARTAGWVSHWLEQQVDPEMKIGRPRQIYTGYDQRDYKDAGQR from the coding sequence GTGTCCGATCTTGATCAGGTCACGCTCAACGCCGGCGACAAGTCGGTTGTTCTGCCGGTACTCAAGCCCACGCTTGGCAATGATTGCGTCGATATTTCAAAGCTGACCAAAGAAACCGGTCTGTTCACTTACGACTCGGGCTTCACCGCCACCGCCAGTTGCAAGTCGGCCATCACCTACATCGATGGCGACAACGGCGTGTTGTTGTATCGCGGCTACCCGATCGAACAGTTGGCCGAGAAGTCCAGCTTCCTGGAAGTCTCGTATCTGCTGATGAACGGCGAACTGCCGACGGCGGATGAGTTCCAGAAGTTCGACCACGAAGTCACGCATCACACGATGATGCACGAGTCGCTGAAGAACTTCCTCGGTGGTTTCCGCCACGACGCGCACCCGATGGCCATGCTGGCCGGTTCGGTCGCCTCGCTGTCGGCGTTCTATCACGACACCCTGGACCTCAACGATCCGGAGCAGCGCCGTCAGGCTGCCATCCGTCTGATCGCCAAGGTGCCGACGTTGGCTGCTGCTGCGTATCGCTATTCGATCGGCTGGCCGATCCGCTACCCGCGCAACAACCTCAACTACGTCGACCGCTTCCTGCACATGATGTTCGAAGTGCCGAGCGAGCCGCTGGAGATCAATCCGGTGGTCGCCAAGGCGCTGGATCTGCTGTTCATCCTGCATGCCGATCACGAGCAGAATGCCTCGACCTCGACCGTGCGTCTGGTCGGTTCGACCGGTGCCAATCCGTACGCCTCGGTCGCAGCGGGTATCACCGCGCTGTGGGGCCCGGCACATGGAGGCGCCAACGAAGCCGTGCTGAAGATGCTGGAAGAGATCGGCACCGCCGACAATGTCGAATCCGCCGTGGCCAAGGCCAAGGACAAGAACTCTTCGTTCCGTCTGATGGGCTTCGGTCACCGCGTCTACAAGAACTTCGACCCGCGCGCCAAGATCATCCGCGAGATGACCCACAAGGTGCTGGGCGAGCTGGGTGTCAACGACCCGCTGCTGGAAGTGGCGCTGAAGCTGGAAGAAGCCGCGCTGAAGGACGACTACTTCGTGCAGCGCAAGCTGTACCCGAACGTCGACTTCTACTCGGGCCTGATCTACAAGGCGCTGAATATCCCGGTGGAAATGTTCACCGTGATGTTCGCCATCGCACGCACCGCCGGCTGGGTGTCGCATTGGCTGGAACAGCAGGTCGACCCGGAAATGAAGATCGGCCGTCCGCGCCAGATCTACACCGGCTACGACCAGCGCGACTATAAGGACGCCGGCCAGCGCTAA
- a CDS encoding type B 50S ribosomal protein L31, producing the protein MKDNVHPSYNDVVFHDVTSDFKILTRSTMSSKETVKWEDGQDYPLIKVDISSASHPFYTGKHKVIDTGGRIDKFQKRYAR; encoded by the coding sequence ATGAAAGATAACGTTCATCCCAGCTACAACGACGTCGTCTTCCACGACGTGACGTCCGATTTCAAGATTCTGACCCGTTCCACCATGAGCTCGAAAGAGACCGTGAAGTGGGAAGACGGCCAGGACTATCCGCTGATCAAGGTGGATATCTCCTCGGCATCGCACCCGTTCTATACCGGCAAGCACAAGGTGATCGACACCGGCGGCCGTATCGACAAGTTCCAGAAGCGCTACGCGCGCTGA
- a CDS encoding nucleoside hydrolase: protein MTKKIPLLIDTDPGVDDALALLMAFNDTRHEVVGLTIAAGNVGLEHTVRNALKVCEIAGREDVPVYAGCPQPLLHPSVDAAHVHGIDGFGDVCLAPARRTAEAEHAALAILRLSHEHAGKLLLVALGPLTNLALALTLDPTLPQRVARLVVMGGALTGHGNITVAAEFNIGFDPEAAHIVFRGFPQFDVADWEATIAHGLLHRDVEQWLATDSARAKFYEEISRKTRLWSEDSRGEHWYAADALAMAFALHPEGAQRLERRPVHIELTGTHTRGMTVVDWNRRDGAPDNANLLLDYDRQRFYGLVEAALAAG from the coding sequence ATGACAAAAAAGATACCGCTGCTGATCGACACCGACCCGGGCGTGGACGACGCGCTGGCGCTGCTGATGGCGTTCAACGACACCCGTCATGAGGTGGTCGGCCTGACCATCGCCGCCGGCAACGTGGGCCTGGAACATACCGTGCGCAACGCCTTGAAGGTCTGCGAGATTGCGGGTCGTGAGGATGTGCCGGTCTACGCGGGCTGCCCGCAGCCGCTGCTGCATCCCTCGGTGGATGCGGCGCATGTGCACGGCATCGATGGCTTTGGCGATGTCTGCCTGGCGCCGGCCAGGCGCACCGCCGAGGCCGAGCACGCTGCGCTGGCCATCCTGCGCCTGTCGCATGAGCACGCGGGCAAGCTGTTGCTGGTCGCGCTCGGCCCGCTGACCAATCTTGCCCTGGCGCTTACCCTGGACCCGACACTGCCGCAGCGCGTGGCGCGGCTGGTGGTAATGGGCGGGGCGCTGACCGGGCACGGCAATATCACCGTGGCGGCCGAATTCAATATCGGCTTCGACCCGGAGGCGGCGCATATCGTGTTCCGCGGTTTTCCGCAGTTCGATGTCGCCGACTGGGAGGCCACCATCGCGCACGGCCTGCTGCATCGGGATGTCGAGCAATGGCTGGCAACGGACTCGGCACGCGCGAAGTTCTACGAAGAAATCTCGCGCAAAACCCGCTTGTGGTCCGAAGACAGCCGTGGCGAGCACTGGTACGCCGCCGATGCGCTGGCGATGGCCTTCGCGCTGCATCCGGAGGGCGCGCAGCGGCTGGAGCGGCGGCCGGTCCATATCGAGCTGACCGGCACCCACACCCGTGGCATGACCGTGGTGGACTGGAATCGCCGAGATGGCGCGCCCGACAACGCCAACCTGCTACTGGACTACGACCGCCAGCGGTTCTATGGCCTGGTCGAGGCCGCGTTGGCAGCCGGTTAG
- a CDS encoding pilus assembly protein PilP, which translates to MTMKLLKILSCVALFAVLPACTRGVTSTPGNAPNLEAWVAEVRARPAPPLEPLPVMQQFETFEYAAQVMRDPFSDAWVTAEGSNGTRPDPNRRKEPLEAYPLDALDMVGTIGGGSGLIALVMAPDKVTYRVRPGVYLGQSDGRVTGVYEDRIELIELVPDGAGGWLERPAALALDDQ; encoded by the coding sequence ATGACCATGAAACTGCTCAAGATCCTGTCCTGCGTGGCGTTATTTGCTGTATTGCCGGCGTGCACGCGCGGTGTGACCAGCACACCGGGCAATGCGCCGAATCTGGAAGCCTGGGTTGCCGAGGTGCGCGCACGTCCGGCGCCGCCGTTGGAGCCATTGCCGGTGATGCAGCAGTTCGAGACATTCGAGTATGCCGCGCAGGTGATGCGCGACCCGTTCAGCGATGCCTGGGTCACTGCGGAAGGCAGCAACGGTACGCGTCCGGATCCGAACCGGCGCAAGGAACCGTTGGAAGCCTATCCGCTCGACGCCCTCGACATGGTGGGGACCATTGGCGGTGGGTCGGGCCTGATTGCGCTGGTGATGGCGCCTGACAAGGTGACTTACCGGGTGCGGCCGGGTGTGTATCTGGGACAGAGCGATGGCCGGGTGACCGGGGTCTACGAAGACCGCATCGAGCTGATTGAACTTGTGCCGGACGGTGCGGGTGGATGGCTTGAACGGCCGGCCGCACTCGCATTGGATGATCAATAA
- the recG gene encoding ATP-dependent DNA helicase RecG has protein sequence MPRALTVTPSLAVAGQASLSSLPGVGPKVAEKFAARGIFTLQDLWLHLPLRYEDRTRLTTIAQLQGGVPAQIEGRVDAMERGFRFRPVLRVAVSDDSHGTLVLRFFHFRAAQVAQFAPGTRVRVFGTPKPGQNGWEIVHPSYRVLAEGEDAGLGDSLDPVYPVLEGVGPATLRKLIGQALERLPPEAALELLPPHWLQDEQLPSLREALLTMHRPPVNTDPQQLLAGGHPAQQRLAIEELLAHQLSLRRQRIALQRFHAPRLPGNGNLVQQLRAALPFQLTGAQQRVFEQIARDLAKPSPMLRLVQGDVGSGKTVVAALAAMLAVEQGKQVALAAPTELLAEQHLTNLRGWLEPLGVRIVWLAGKVTGKARAAAMAEVASGQAQVVVGTHALMQEAVVFHDLALAIIDEQHRFGVHQRLALRDKGAAAGSVPHQLVMTATPIPRTLAMSTYADLDVSAIDELPPGRTPVQTIVLSAERRPDLVERIRAACAEGRQAYWVCTLIEESEEPGKGAPPGPPKIEAQAAEVTFEALSAQLPGVRVALVHGRMKPAEKQKAMLDFKQGHTDLLVATTVIEVGVDVPNASLMIIENAERLGLAQLHQLRGRVGRGAAASSCVLLYQAPLSMMARQRLETMRQTNDGFVIAEKDLELRGPGELLGTRQTGLASFRIADLARDAGLLPRVQVLAERLLAEAPEIADRVVARWIGSAVRYAAA, from the coding sequence GTGCCACGCGCGCTCACCGTCACGCCGAGCCTGGCCGTTGCAGGCCAGGCATCGCTGTCCAGCCTGCCCGGGGTCGGCCCGAAAGTGGCCGAGAAGTTCGCTGCGCGTGGCATTTTTACTTTGCAGGATCTGTGGCTGCATCTGCCGCTGCGTTACGAAGACCGCACGCGGCTGACCACGATCGCGCAGTTGCAGGGCGGCGTGCCGGCCCAGATCGAAGGCCGCGTCGATGCGATGGAGCGCGGCTTCCGCTTCCGGCCGGTGCTGCGGGTAGCGGTGTCGGACGACTCGCACGGCACTTTGGTGCTGCGCTTTTTCCATTTCCGCGCGGCCCAGGTGGCGCAGTTCGCGCCGGGCACGCGGGTGCGGGTGTTCGGCACGCCCAAGCCGGGGCAGAACGGTTGGGAAATCGTTCACCCCAGTTACCGTGTGCTGGCGGAGGGCGAAGACGCCGGGCTGGGCGATAGCCTGGATCCGGTCTATCCGGTATTGGAGGGCGTTGGGCCGGCCACGCTGCGCAAGCTCATCGGCCAGGCGTTGGAGCGGCTGCCGCCGGAGGCCGCGCTGGAATTGCTGCCGCCGCATTGGCTGCAGGACGAACAACTGCCCTCCTTGCGTGAGGCGCTGCTGACCATGCATCGCCCGCCGGTCAACACCGACCCGCAGCAACTGCTCGCGGGCGGCCATCCGGCCCAGCAACGCCTGGCGATCGAGGAACTGCTGGCGCATCAACTCAGCCTGCGCCGCCAACGCATCGCCTTGCAGCGCTTTCATGCGCCCAGGCTGCCCGGCAATGGCAACCTCGTGCAGCAACTGCGCGCGGCATTGCCGTTCCAGCTCACCGGCGCGCAGCAGCGCGTGTTCGAGCAGATTGCGCGCGATCTTGCCAAGCCATCGCCGATGCTACGGCTGGTGCAGGGCGATGTCGGCAGCGGTAAAACCGTGGTCGCCGCGTTGGCGGCGATGCTGGCGGTGGAGCAGGGCAAGCAGGTGGCGCTGGCCGCGCCGACCGAACTGCTGGCCGAGCAGCACCTCACCAACCTGCGTGGCTGGCTGGAACCGCTGGGCGTGCGCATCGTCTGGCTGGCCGGCAAGGTCACCGGCAAGGCGCGTGCTGCGGCGATGGCCGAGGTGGCCTCCGGCCAGGCGCAGGTCGTCGTCGGCACGCATGCATTGATGCAGGAGGCGGTGGTCTTTCACGACCTCGCGCTGGCCATCATCGATGAGCAGCACCGCTTCGGTGTGCATCAGCGGCTTGCCCTGCGCGACAAGGGTGCGGCTGCCGGCAGCGTGCCGCATCAGTTGGTGATGACCGCCACGCCGATCCCGCGCACCCTGGCGATGTCCACCTATGCGGATCTGGATGTCTCGGCCATCGACGAATTGCCGCCCGGGCGCACGCCGGTGCAGACGATTGTCTTGAGCGCAGAACGTCGCCCGGACCTGGTGGAGCGCATCCGCGCCGCCTGCGCCGAAGGGCGCCAGGCGTATTGGGTGTGCACCTTGATCGAAGAAAGCGAAGAGCCCGGCAAAGGCGCGCCGCCTGGCCCGCCAAAGATCGAAGCGCAGGCCGCAGAGGTCACCTTTGAAGCGCTATCGGCACAGTTGCCGGGCGTGCGCGTGGCGCTGGTGCACGGCCGCATGAAGCCGGCCGAAAAACAAAAAGCCATGCTGGATTTCAAGCAGGGCCACACCGATCTGCTGGTCGCCACCACCGTGATCGAAGTGGGCGTGGACGTCCCCAACGCCTCGCTGATGATCATCGAGAACGCCGAGCGCCTGGGTCTTGCCCAGTTGCATCAGTTGCGTGGCCGGGTCGGGCGCGGTGCGGCCGCGTCCAGTTGCGTGCTGCTGTATCAGGCACCGTTGTCGATGATGGCGCGCCAGCGTCTGGAAACCATGCGCCAGACCAACGACGGCTTCGTGATCGCCGAAAAGGATCTGGAGTTGCGCGGCCCGGGCGAATTGCTGGGTACCCGGCAGACCGGTCTGGCGAGTTTTCGCATTGCCGATCTGGCCCGCGATGCCGGGCTGCTGCCGCGCGTGCAGGTGCTTGCCGAGCGGCTGCTGGCCGAAGCGCCGGAGATCGCCGATCGTGTCGTCGCGCGTTGGATCGGCAGTGCGGTGCGTTACGCCGCCGCGTGA
- a CDS encoding type 4a pilus biogenesis protein PilO, translating to MDFNNIGGWPQQARIVFCVVVGLFILVLAWFLLISGKRDELEGLEGTETQLRTEFETQQGRAVNLEPLKQQLAQMEQVLQQMLRQLPSKTEMPDLIIDISQTALSSGLSNELFQPGPESPKEFYAEKPIALRMVGSYHQFGAFVSGVASLPRVVILTMHDINLKPKDPKAGITPRGALELSGTVKTYRYLDDEEMAEQEKAAADAAKKGGQ from the coding sequence CTGGACTTCAACAACATCGGCGGTTGGCCGCAGCAGGCACGCATCGTGTTCTGTGTGGTGGTTGGTCTGTTCATCCTGGTGCTGGCCTGGTTCCTGTTGATCAGCGGCAAGCGCGATGAACTCGAAGGCCTGGAAGGCACCGAAACGCAGCTGCGCACCGAGTTCGAGACCCAGCAGGGTCGCGCGGTGAATCTGGAGCCGCTCAAGCAGCAGCTCGCGCAGATGGAACAGGTGCTGCAGCAGATGCTGCGTCAGCTGCCCAGCAAGACCGAGATGCCGGACCTGATCATCGACATCTCGCAGACCGCGTTGTCCAGCGGCCTGTCCAACGAGCTGTTCCAGCCGGGTCCGGAATCGCCGAAGGAGTTCTATGCCGAAAAGCCGATCGCGCTGCGCATGGTGGGCAGTTACCACCAGTTCGGTGCCTTCGTCAGCGGTGTCGCCTCGCTGCCGCGCGTGGTGATCCTGACCATGCACGACATCAACCTCAAGCCGAAGGACCCCAAGGCCGGTATCACCCCGCGCGGGGCTCTGGAACTTTCCGGCACGGTCAAGACCTATCGTTATCTGGACGATGAGGAAATGGCCGAGCAGGAAAAGGCTGCGGCCGACGCTGCGAAGAAGGGCGGCCAATGA
- a CDS encoding pilus assembly protein PilM, with translation MGLLPKSQSPLIGVDISSTAVKLLQLSRSGNRFRVDHYAVEPLPPNAVVEKNIVEVEAVGEAIRRAINRSGSKAKNAAAAVAGSAVITKLIPMPADLDDSDMEAQVELEATNYIPYPIEEVNLDFEVLGPMPNSPDMVQVLLAASRSENVELRQSALELGGLVAKVMDVEAFAVENAFALVASELPVAADAVVALVDIGATMTTLSVLRSGRSLYSREQVFGGKQLTDEVMRRYGLTYEEAGLAKRQGGLPESYEVEVLEPFKEATVQQISRLLQFFYAGSEFNRVDCIVLAGGCAALSRLPEMVEEQLGVTTVVANPLAQMTLGPKVQAHALALDAPALMIATGLALRSFD, from the coding sequence GTGGGGCTTCTACCCAAGAGTCAATCGCCACTGATTGGTGTCGATATCAGTTCCACTGCGGTCAAGCTCTTGCAGCTGTCACGTAGCGGGAATCGTTTTCGCGTGGATCATTACGCGGTGGAACCGTTGCCGCCGAACGCGGTCGTGGAAAAGAACATCGTCGAAGTGGAGGCGGTGGGCGAAGCCATTCGCCGCGCCATCAATCGTTCCGGCAGCAAGGCCAAGAACGCGGCTGCGGCCGTGGCCGGGTCGGCGGTGATCACCAAGCTGATCCCGATGCCGGCCGATCTGGACGACAGCGATATGGAAGCCCAGGTCGAACTCGAGGCCACCAATTACATTCCGTACCCGATCGAGGAAGTGAATCTCGATTTCGAGGTGCTTGGCCCGATGCCCAACAGCCCGGACATGGTCCAGGTGCTGCTGGCTGCCTCGCGTTCGGAGAATGTGGAACTGCGCCAGTCCGCGCTGGAACTCGGTGGCCTGGTTGCCAAGGTGATGGACGTAGAGGCATTTGCGGTCGAAAACGCGTTTGCCCTGGTCGCCAGCGAGCTGCCGGTGGCCGCCGATGCAGTGGTTGCGCTGGTGGACATCGGCGCGACCATGACCACGCTGAGCGTGCTGCGTTCCGGTCGCAGTCTGTATAGCCGCGAGCAGGTGTTCGGCGGCAAGCAGCTCACCGATGAAGTGATGCGCCGTTACGGCCTGACCTATGAAGAAGCCGGCTTGGCCAAGCGCCAGGGCGGGTTGCCGGAGAGCTACGAGGTCGAAGTGCTGGAGCCGTTCAAAGAGGCGACGGTGCAGCAGATCAGCCGCCTGTTGCAGTTCTTCTACGCGGGCAGCGAATTCAATCGCGTCGACTGCATCGTGCTGGCCGGCGGTTGCGCCGCGCTGTCGCGCCTGCCGGAGATGGTGGAAGAGCAGCTCGGCGTGACCACCGTGGTCGCCAACCCGCTTGCACAGATGACGCTCGGCCCGAAGGTTCAGGCCCATGCGCTGGCGCTGGATGCGCCTGCATTGATGATTGCCACCGGCCTGGCCCTGAGGAGCTTTGACTGA
- a CDS encoding RidA family protein — MSQIIHTDQAPAAIGPYSQAVRAGNTVYFSGQIPLDPATGEIVPGDIGAQARRCFDNLKAVAEAAGGSLDKIVRLGLYLTDLGQFAAVNAVMQEYFQAPFPARSTIEVSGLPKGAGFEVDAVMVLE, encoded by the coding sequence ATGTCTCAGATCATCCATACCGACCAGGCGCCTGCCGCCATTGGCCCGTACTCGCAGGCCGTGCGTGCCGGCAACACGGTGTATTTCTCCGGGCAGATCCCGCTGGATCCGGCCACCGGCGAGATCGTGCCGGGTGACATCGGTGCGCAGGCGCGTCGCTGCTTCGACAACCTCAAGGCGGTGGCCGAAGCAGCCGGCGGCTCGCTCGACAAGATCGTGCGCCTGGGCCTGTACCTGACCGATCTCGGCCAGTTCGCCGCCGTCAACGCGGTGATGCAGGAGTATTTCCAGGCGCCGTTCCCCGCGCGTTCCACCATCGAAGTCTCCGGTCTGCCCAAGGGTGCCGGCTTCGAAGTCGATGCGGTGATGGTGCTCGAGTGA
- a CDS encoding penicillin-binding protein 1A: MPRIRRWLGWILATLVVLALLGAIAAGGLYYAISSKLPDVQSLKQVELQEPMYVYASDGRLMAVYGETRRYPIQMKDVPLRLKQAFLATEDARFYQHGGVDYKGIGRAVWLLATTDAKRVPGGSTITQQVARQFFLSSEYSYTRKLAEILLARKIESELSKDEIFELYLNKSFFGNRAYGVGAAAEYYYGKKMSELSLDEMASLAGIPKFPSSGNPISNPERAQERRDYYVLQRMAELGFVTQAEADAAKAVPMHAKPHEPPVEVYAPYVAELVRQEMIAKYGGDVLNKGYHVTTTIDATLQTGADAAISEGLRLYDHRHGWHGVEQHFDVAADADAPALAKHLAGAFTQGGMRAVIVARTNADGGVTVVQSDKTELILPASASRWTNKTPAKLLTRGDLTRIRAGEKDGEWIIDQLPRGQAALVSLDASSGALRALVGGFSFAGNKFNRATQARRQPGSSFKPFVYAAAFEKGFNPASIVLDAPVVFRDRRGKTWSPQNDGGGFRGPMRLREALVQSRNLVSVRLLDAISVDFARKYISQFGFQEAELPPNLSMSLGTASLTPLSVARGYAVFANGGSRVETWIVDEVKDRDGNVIFKEVPAVACRTCATQGGTAAPVSQVVDGFNFGAPALPKSIEPATAAPATPAETTPAAVAETKIAPRAIDERTAYQLVSMMRDVVQRGTGTAAKVLGREDVGGKTGSTNDHRDAWFSGFGGPYATTVWVGRDDFRSLGYREYGGKAALPIWIDYMRVALKDKPIAANDPPDGMTQATINGAVEWVKNEDLDRLQDYDYGLQEQQDEKAFDIF; the protein is encoded by the coding sequence ATGCCCCGTATTCGCCGTTGGTTGGGCTGGATCCTGGCCACGCTCGTCGTGCTCGCACTGCTTGGCGCTATTGCTGCCGGCGGCCTGTATTACGCCATTTCCTCGAAGTTGCCGGACGTGCAGTCGCTCAAGCAGGTCGAGCTGCAGGAGCCGATGTACGTCTACGCCAGCGACGGCCGCCTGATGGCCGTGTATGGCGAGACCCGGCGCTACCCGATCCAGATGAAGGACGTGCCGCTGCGCCTCAAGCAGGCCTTCCTGGCCACCGAGGATGCGCGCTTCTACCAGCACGGAGGTGTGGACTACAAAGGCATCGGCCGTGCGGTCTGGCTGCTGGCCACCACCGACGCCAAGCGCGTGCCGGGTGGGTCGACCATCACCCAGCAGGTGGCGCGCCAGTTCTTCCTCAGTTCCGAGTACAGCTACACCCGCAAGCTCGCCGAGATCCTGTTGGCGCGCAAGATCGAGAGTGAACTGAGCAAGGACGAGATCTTCGAGCTGTATCTCAACAAGAGCTTTTTCGGCAATCGCGCCTACGGCGTGGGTGCCGCGGCCGAGTACTACTACGGCAAGAAGATGAGCGAGTTGAGCCTGGATGAGATGGCTTCGCTGGCCGGTATCCCCAAGTTCCCGTCCAGCGGCAACCCGATCAGCAACCCGGAGCGTGCGCAGGAACGGCGCGATTACTATGTGTTGCAACGCATGGCCGAGCTGGGCTTTGTCACTCAGGCCGAAGCCGATGCCGCCAAGGCGGTGCCGATGCACGCCAAGCCGCACGAGCCGCCGGTCGAGGTGTATGCGCCTTACGTGGCCGAGTTGGTGCGCCAGGAAATGATCGCCAAGTACGGCGGCGATGTGCTCAACAAGGGCTACCACGTCACCACCACCATCGACGCAACGCTGCAGACCGGCGCCGATGCGGCGATCAGCGAAGGCCTGCGCCTGTACGACCACCGGCATGGCTGGCACGGCGTGGAGCAGCATTTCGATGTCGCCGCCGATGCGGATGCACCGGCCCTGGCCAAGCATCTGGCCGGCGCGTTCACCCAGGGCGGTATGCGCGCGGTGATCGTGGCGCGCACCAATGCCGATGGCGGGGTGACGGTCGTGCAGAGCGACAAGACCGAGCTGATCTTGCCGGCCAGCGCCAGCCGCTGGACCAACAAGACGCCGGCCAAGCTGCTGACGCGCGGTGACCTGACCCGCATCCGCGCCGGCGAAAAAGACGGCGAGTGGATCATCGACCAGTTGCCGCGCGGCCAGGCCGCGCTGGTATCGCTGGACGCCAGCAGCGGCGCCCTGCGTGCGCTGGTCGGCGGCTTCAGCTTTGCCGGCAACAAGTTCAATCGCGCCACCCAGGCGCGTCGCCAGCCGGGCTCGAGCTTCAAGCCGTTCGTGTATGCGGCCGCGTTCGAGAAGGGCTTCAATCCGGCCTCGATCGTGCTCGATGCGCCGGTGGTGTTCCGCGACCGCCGCGGCAAGACCTGGTCGCCGCAGAACGACGGCGGCGGTTTCCGCGGCCCGATGCGCCTGCGCGAGGCATTGGTGCAATCGCGCAATCTGGTGTCGGTGCGGCTGTTGGATGCAATCAGCGTCGATTTCGCACGCAAATACATCAGCCAGTTCGGTTTCCAGGAAGCTGAGCTGCCGCCCAACCTGTCGATGTCGCTGGGCACCGCATCGCTGACGCCATTGTCGGTCGCGCGTGGCTATGCGGTGTTCGCCAACGGCGGCTCACGGGTGGAGACCTGGATCGTGGACGAGGTCAAGGACCGCGACGGCAACGTCATCTTCAAGGAAGTTCCGGCCGTGGCCTGCCGCACCTGCGCGACGCAGGGCGGCACCGCCGCACCGGTGAGCCAGGTGGTGGACGGCTTCAACTTCGGCGCGCCTGCGTTGCCCAAGTCGATCGAACCGGCGACCGCAGCGCCGGCCACGCCAGCGGAGACCACCCCGGCAGCCGTTGCCGAAACCAAGATCGCACCGCGCGCCATCGACGAGCGCACTGCGTATCAGTTGGTCTCGATGATGCGCGACGTGGTCCAGCGCGGCACCGGCACTGCGGCCAAGGTGCTGGGGCGCGAGGACGTGGGCGGCAAGACCGGCTCGACCAACGATCACCGCGACGCCTGGTTCTCCGGTTTCGGCGGCCCCTACGCCACTACGGTATGGGTGGGTCGCGACGATTTCCGCTCGCTCGGCTATCGCGAGTACGGCGGCAAGGCCGCACTGCCGATCTGGATCGACTACATGCGCGTGGCGCTGAAGGACAAGCCGATCGCCGCCAACGACCCGCCCGACGGCATGACCCAGGCCACCATCAACGGTGCGGTGGAATGGGTGAAGAACGAAGATCTGGATCGTCTGCAGGATTACGACTACGGCCTGCAGGAACAGCAGGACGAGAAGGCATTCGATATTTTTTAA